In the Wyeomyia smithii strain HCP4-BCI-WySm-NY-G18 chromosome 2, ASM2978416v1, whole genome shotgun sequence genome, one interval contains:
- the LOC129723258 gene encoding aspartyl/asparaginyl beta-hydroxylase isoform X8, with protein sequence MSGDVQPRKRKDKKRKKDDEDAVKEAPSSKQSAGAAQAATQPGDIQMHIHSDHGTGGNWCAKIVFFFLLVGLGALIGLILIENRGVSNGDTPLSESRYAEYFSGWVDENREDDHHHEDILNALNQLEEEHEDDGDGHGADDDHEPYTEEEDHDDEQEGHADEDDDADEEEVRKLDDEEVEEIVAAEKKFSQQEATPAEDDDEEDDDVEDADDDEGDNEVDDQKDINDEGDEALEEEIDQGEDDDGNAFEENNNDDDGDDEEDDDDEEDSDGPKIVDNQVDDAQRDDNDDNDATDDPVDEEGEQNDDDDEDNIGDTNDYDDDDDDDAEDEGADLDEAEDASKQNSDKKEDPIPADNDDDDDNDVGVPEKEDNDADAIAKEIENIADANDADDDDDGEDPFDEEANKLNLASKDTVGVSMDNATAESGPKDPIIVDQLEKPDISGEILKSQMDDLVENYNKLAEMLNVPKEEFFVHAAAIEEDENDDGQVDSVDDDVDDRPASNSAVKDDIDDDNDDDDDDGNTFENFVDNDGGEEEYLAKVRQEQELKNQRHQQQAKEEPREETSQISSRPSAEESYQEELDRAKRQLDEFKDTKAALQSFEALLIRYPRLVPALVGKARTLDLMAEQQQSNTILEEAVEAYRAVLALGQLLDDDTLQTVAERCINRIRFSGHYLKAVDIHQILVKRFDSEPRFRNQLAVTYLMANRLAEAKAVLHETLLHWIEDGFALVHYGFVVKNLDKNMELAAQYLQEGIETGHEGTQDGRFYFHLGDALQRLGRNKEALNVYREGANKKLFLSMYQRSLYNEDNLKSRPFWTVEQTTYGSQLELIRLQWSAIRDEGLRLLNAAGNFKDEAENLRDTGDWKQFELFSRGYRIDKNCAKAPLTCKLIEQFRAARSCKRGQVKFSVMHPGTHVWPHCGPTNCRIRAHLGLKVPSGTHIRVAEETRSWKEGEWLIFDDSYEHEVWHNGTSTRLVLIVDFWHPELSESQRRTLSPI encoded by the exons ATGTCCGGAGATGTCCAGCCACGAAAGCGCAAGGATAAGAAGAGGAAGAAAG ATGATGAAGATGCCGTCAAGGAGGCTCCCAGTTCGAAACAATCTGCGGGAGCAGCCCAGGCTGCCACTCAACCCGGCGACATTCAAATGCATATCCACAGTGATCATGGAACCGGAGGAAATTGGTGCGCAAAAATAGTCTTCTTCTTCCTGCTGGTCGGTTTGGGTGCGCTGATAGGCCTTATTCTGATTGAGAACCGCGGCGTATCGAATGGCGATACCCCACTGTCGGAATCACGCTACGCAGAATACTTCAGCGGTTGGGTTGACGAAAATCGTGAGGATGACCATCATCATGAGGATATTCTCAATGCACTCAATCAGTTGGAGGAAGAGCACGAGGATGATGGTGATGGGCACGGCGCGGACGATGATCATGAACCGTACACCGAGGAGGAGGATCATGATGACGAGCAGGAAGGACACGCCGACGAGGATGACGATGCAGACGAGGAAGAAGTGCGTAAATTAGACGATGAAGAGGTAGAGGAGATCGTGGCGGCAGAGAAAAAGTTTTCCCAACAGGAGGCGACGCCCGCGGAGGACGACGATGAAGAGGATG ACGACGTAGAAGACGCTGACGACGATGAAGGGGATAATGAAGTTGATGATCAAAAGGACATCAATGATGAGGGGGACGAGGCTTTGGAAGAGGAAATCGATCAGGGGGAAGACGATGATGGGAATGCTTTCGAGGAAAACAACAACGACGACGATGGGGATGACgaagaagatgatgatgatgaagaggATAGTGATG GACCGAAAATTGTTGACAACCAGGTCGACGATGCTCAGCGTGACGACAATGACGACAATGACGCAACTGACGATCCAGTGGATGAGGAAGGTGAACAgaatgatgacgatgatgaggATAATATAGGTGATACTAATGactatgatgatgatgatgatgatgatgcagAAGACGAAGGTGCTGATTTAGACGAGGCTGAAGATG CTTCCAAGCAAAACAGCGACAAAAAGGAAGATCCCATTCCAgctgataatgatgatgatgatgacaatGATGTCGGTGTTCCTGAGAAAGAGGATAATGATGCCGATGCGATCGCCAAAGAAATTGAAAACATTGCCGACGCAAATGAtgccgatgatgatgacgacggcGAAGATCCATTCGATGAAGAG GCTAACAAACTAAACCTTGCATCAAAAGACACAGTTGGAGTCTCGATGGATAATGCAACCGCTGAAAGCGGGCCAAAG GATCCTATCATTGTTGATCAGTTGGAAAAACCCGACATTAGTGGTGAGATACTAAAATCTCAAATGGACGATTTAGTAGAAAACTATAATAAACTTGCGGAAATGCTTAACGTCCCTAAGGAAGAGTTTTTCGTACACGCAGCTGCAATCGAG GAGGATGAAAACGACGATGGTCAAGTTGATTCAGTTGACGATGACGTCGATGACAGGCCCGCGTCCAATAGTGCTGTAAAGGATGATATCGACGACGAtaacgacgatgatgatgacgatggaaACACGTTCGAAAACTTCGTCGATAACGACGGCGGTGAGGAAGAGTATCTTGCTAAAGTAAGACAAGAACAAGAGCTCAAAAATCAACGGCATCAGCAGCAGGCGAAGGAGGAACCTAGGGAGGAAACCTCGC AAATTTCCTCTAGGCCTAGCGCTGAGGAATCTTACCAGGAGGAGCTAGATAGAGCCAAAAGACAACTCGATGAG TTCAAAGATACGAAAGCGGCCTTGCAAAGTTTTGAAGCTCTGTTGATCAGATATCCCCGCCTGGTACCGGCTTTGGTTGGCAAAGCGCGCACTCTGGACCTGATGGCTGAACAGCAGCAAAGTAACACGATCCTGGAGGAAGCCGTCGAAGCGTACCGTGCGGTACTAGCGTTGGGACAATTGCTAGATGATGACACGCTGCAAACTGTTGCCGAGCGCTGTATCAATCGAATTCGGTTCAGTGGCCATTACTTGAAGGCTGTAGACATCCATCAGATACTAGTGAAGCGCTTTGACTCGGAGCCCAGGTTCAGGAATCAGCTAGCTGTAACGTATCTTATGGCAAATCG ATTAGCTGAGGCTAAAGCCGTTTTGCATGAAACTCTTCTCCATTGGATAGAGGATGGCTTTGCGCTTGTGCACTATGGATTTGTTGTTAAAAATCTCGACAAAAATATGGAACTAGCAGCCCAATATCTGCAGGAAGGAATCGAAACTGGTCATGAGGGAACACAGGATGGCCGATTCTACTTCCATTTAGGTGATGCGTTGCAGCGTCTGGGTAGGAATAAAGAAGCCTTGAATGTTTATCGCGAGGGAGCTAATAAGAAGCTCTTTTTATCGATGTATCAGCGGTCCTTGTATAACGAGGATAATCTGAAATCACGTCCATTTTGGACGGTTGAACAGACCACGTACGGCAGCCAGCTGGAGCTGATTCGTTTACAGTGGAGTGCCATTCGGGACGAAGGGCTACGGTTGCTGAATGCAGCGGGTAACTTCAAAGATGAGGCGGAAAATCTCCGCGATACAGGGGATTGGAAACAGTTCGAACTGTTCTCGCGTGGCTATCGGATAGATAAAAACTGCGCTAAGGCACCACTGACATGCAAACTGATAGAACAGTTTAGGGCAGCGCGATCCTGCAAACGTGGCCAGGTTAAGTTTAGTGTTATGCATCCGGGAACACATGTTTGGCCACACTGTGGCCCAACCAACTGTCGGATACGAGCGCATCTGGGATTGAAGGTTCCGAGCGGAACACACATCCGTGTCGCGGAGGAAACGag
- the LOC129723258 gene encoding aspartyl/asparaginyl beta-hydroxylase isoform X6: MSGDVQPRKRKDKKRKKDDEDAVKEAPSSKQSAGAAQAATQPGDIQMHIHSDHGTGGNWCAKIVFFFLLVGLGALIGLILIENRGVSNGDTPLSESRYAEYFSGWVDENREDDHHHEDILNALNQLEEEHEDDGDGHGADDDHEPYTEEEDHDDEQEGHADEDDDADEEEVRKLDDEEVEEIVAAEKKFSQQEATPAEDDDEEDASKQNSDKKEDPIPADNDDDDDNDVGVPEKEDNDADAIAKEIENIADANDADDDDDGEDPFDEEEDENDDGQVDSVDDDVDDRPASNSAVKDDIDDDNDDDDDDGNTFENFVDNDGGEEEYLAKVRQEQELKNQRHQQQAKEEPREETSLAVQIFVGVALIVAAHLLLKPPRAPTRSDPAAAPFKQTVPSGMPLVSNLEEKIQHSEVAAKVVEADDFVNQTISYVQQPVANDYQEIDQVDRDVIEENVPEDNDLEQELYSGDEDFDYEQEEYIDELEEIEEEEEEGEDVGIEFAASIEEKKLEEQEREIGTFVPTTFEEFSAMYRSNTTEPESTDAVLEATPEPSVPSAVPPAASKSLEAGIFKNSPLAKKKPPKGAVNKLIYGLHKEPLFTAEDLKPSAEKEISSRPSAEESYQEELDRAKRQLDEFKDTKAALQSFEALLIRYPRLVPALVGKARTLDLMAEQQQSNTILEEAVEAYRAVLALGQLLDDDTLQTVAERCINRIRFSGHYLKAVDIHQILVKRFDSEPRFRNQLAVTYLMANRLAEAKAVLHETLLHWIEDGFALVHYGFVVKNLDKNMELAAQYLQEGIETGHEGTQDGRFYFHLGDALQRLGRNKEALNVYREGANKKLFLSMYQRSLYNEDNLKSRPFWTVEQTTYGSQLELIRLQWSAIRDEGLRLLNAAGNFKDEAENLRDTGDWKQFELFSRGYRIDKNCAKAPLTCKLIEQFRAARSCKRGQVKFSVMHPGTHVWPHCGPTNCRIRAHLGLKVPSGTHIRVAEETRSWKEGEWLIFDDSYEHEVWHNGTSTRLVLIVDFWHPELSESQRRTLSPI, translated from the exons ATGTCCGGAGATGTCCAGCCACGAAAGCGCAAGGATAAGAAGAGGAAGAAAG ATGATGAAGATGCCGTCAAGGAGGCTCCCAGTTCGAAACAATCTGCGGGAGCAGCCCAGGCTGCCACTCAACCCGGCGACATTCAAATGCATATCCACAGTGATCATGGAACCGGAGGAAATTGGTGCGCAAAAATAGTCTTCTTCTTCCTGCTGGTCGGTTTGGGTGCGCTGATAGGCCTTATTCTGATTGAGAACCGCGGCGTATCGAATGGCGATACCCCACTGTCGGAATCACGCTACGCAGAATACTTCAGCGGTTGGGTTGACGAAAATCGTGAGGATGACCATCATCATGAGGATATTCTCAATGCACTCAATCAGTTGGAGGAAGAGCACGAGGATGATGGTGATGGGCACGGCGCGGACGATGATCATGAACCGTACACCGAGGAGGAGGATCATGATGACGAGCAGGAAGGACACGCCGACGAGGATGACGATGCAGACGAGGAAGAAGTGCGTAAATTAGACGATGAAGAGGTAGAGGAGATCGTGGCGGCAGAGAAAAAGTTTTCCCAACAGGAGGCGACGCCCGCGGAGGACGACGATGAAGAGGATG CTTCCAAGCAAAACAGCGACAAAAAGGAAGATCCCATTCCAgctgataatgatgatgatgatgacaatGATGTCGGTGTTCCTGAGAAAGAGGATAATGATGCCGATGCGATCGCCAAAGAAATTGAAAACATTGCCGACGCAAATGAtgccgatgatgatgacgacggcGAAGATCCATTCGATGAAGAG GAGGATGAAAACGACGATGGTCAAGTTGATTCAGTTGACGATGACGTCGATGACAGGCCCGCGTCCAATAGTGCTGTAAAGGATGATATCGACGACGAtaacgacgatgatgatgacgatggaaACACGTTCGAAAACTTCGTCGATAACGACGGCGGTGAGGAAGAGTATCTTGCTAAAGTAAGACAAGAACAAGAGCTCAAAAATCAACGGCATCAGCAGCAGGCGAAGGAGGAACCTAGGGAGGAAACCTCGC TTGCGGTGCAAATCTTTGTCGGTGTGGCGCTGATCGTCGCAGCGCATCTTCTTTTGAAGCCTCCGCGTGCTCCTACCCGGTCGGATCCGGCAGCCGCACCATTCA AACAAACTGTTCCATCTGGGATGCCTCTGGTTTCCAACCTGGAAGAGAAAATACAACACAGTGAAGTAGCCGCGAAGGTCGTGGAAGCAGATGACTTTGTCAATCAAACGATCAGTTACGTACAACAACCCGTCGCTAATGATTACCAAGAAATTGACCAAGTTGATCGCGACGTAATCGAAGAAAATG TCCCGGAAGACAATGACCTGGAACAGGAACTCTACTCTGGCGATGAAGATTTCGATTACGAGCAGGAGGAATACATCGATGAGCTAGAGGAAATCGAAGAAGAGGAAGAGGAAGGTGAAGACGTAGGGATAGAATTCGCTGCGAGTATAGaagagaaaaaactggaagaacaAGAACGGGAAATCGGAACGTTTGTACCTACAACCTTCGAAGAGTTTAGCGCAATGTATCGATCGAACACAACGGAACCAGAGTCAACAGATGCTGTCCTGGAAGCAACTCCTGAGCCCAGTGTTCCGTCCGCCGTTCCACCAGCAGCATCGAAGAGCTTAGAAGCTGGTATATTCAAAAATTCGCCGTTGGCGAAAAAGAAACCGCCCAAAGGCGCCGTGAACAAGCTTATTTATGGATTACACAAGGAGCCTTTATTCACGGCTGAAGATTTAAAACCTTCGGCGGAGAAAG AAATTTCCTCTAGGCCTAGCGCTGAGGAATCTTACCAGGAGGAGCTAGATAGAGCCAAAAGACAACTCGATGAG TTCAAAGATACGAAAGCGGCCTTGCAAAGTTTTGAAGCTCTGTTGATCAGATATCCCCGCCTGGTACCGGCTTTGGTTGGCAAAGCGCGCACTCTGGACCTGATGGCTGAACAGCAGCAAAGTAACACGATCCTGGAGGAAGCCGTCGAAGCGTACCGTGCGGTACTAGCGTTGGGACAATTGCTAGATGATGACACGCTGCAAACTGTTGCCGAGCGCTGTATCAATCGAATTCGGTTCAGTGGCCATTACTTGAAGGCTGTAGACATCCATCAGATACTAGTGAAGCGCTTTGACTCGGAGCCCAGGTTCAGGAATCAGCTAGCTGTAACGTATCTTATGGCAAATCG ATTAGCTGAGGCTAAAGCCGTTTTGCATGAAACTCTTCTCCATTGGATAGAGGATGGCTTTGCGCTTGTGCACTATGGATTTGTTGTTAAAAATCTCGACAAAAATATGGAACTAGCAGCCCAATATCTGCAGGAAGGAATCGAAACTGGTCATGAGGGAACACAGGATGGCCGATTCTACTTCCATTTAGGTGATGCGTTGCAGCGTCTGGGTAGGAATAAAGAAGCCTTGAATGTTTATCGCGAGGGAGCTAATAAGAAGCTCTTTTTATCGATGTATCAGCGGTCCTTGTATAACGAGGATAATCTGAAATCACGTCCATTTTGGACGGTTGAACAGACCACGTACGGCAGCCAGCTGGAGCTGATTCGTTTACAGTGGAGTGCCATTCGGGACGAAGGGCTACGGTTGCTGAATGCAGCGGGTAACTTCAAAGATGAGGCGGAAAATCTCCGCGATACAGGGGATTGGAAACAGTTCGAACTGTTCTCGCGTGGCTATCGGATAGATAAAAACTGCGCTAAGGCACCACTGACATGCAAACTGATAGAACAGTTTAGGGCAGCGCGATCCTGCAAACGTGGCCAGGTTAAGTTTAGTGTTATGCATCCGGGAACACATGTTTGGCCACACTGTGGCCCAACCAACTGTCGGATACGAGCGCATCTGGGATTGAAGGTTCCGAGCGGAACACACATCCGTGTCGCGGAGGAAACGag